Below is a genomic region from Ostrea edulis chromosome 10, xbOstEdul1.1, whole genome shotgun sequence.
TTTCACGTTATGTAAACCATCATACAATATGTGTGCTTCACGTTATGTAAACCATCATACAATATGTGTGTATCACGTTATACAAACCATCATATAATATGTGTGTATCACGTTATATAACCCAGCACGCAATATATGTATCACGTTATATAAACCAgcatacaaaatatacaaatgtatatgtatcACGCTATACAACCGAGTATACAATATGTGTGTATCACGTTATACAAATAAACAAGCACAGTCATACATATTGGTATGACATACTAAATAAGATGATGACGGAATTCACTTTGATTCTAGATTTCACAATGTTCTTGACGCAAAATAGTTTTAGTTTTGTCCACTTCTACGCCAACTTCACAACGTAATGtcccttcattttttttttttttttttgctttcaaCGGAATTTAGTATCATTAaaaagatttttgttgttgaattgTTGTCGATATAATGTTTACTTACTTTTGAATCTAAGTCGACAAAACAATTGACAGACATTCGTCTCGTGGGATCCAATGAATCTGACTCGGGTAGAGTTGAGATTCGACACAATGGTCAGTGGGGTACAATATGTAGCATTGGTTTTGATGACAGAGAAGCCAGGGTCATCTGTGGAATGCTGGGATATCCCAATGCAGGGTATGTATCAAGGGTCCCATGGAGTTAATACTTAGTTACTCCTAATTATAGTATTATTAAAGTAGATTAAAATACATTGAATTTTATCTGGTAGTGGTTTCTGTCCCATACTAGTAATTTGGAGGGGCAATATGATCTGAACCTTTGCAAATACAAGTCATTAGGTGGAATGGTGACTGctgcttcataccaattgttaggtcgttctttatatAGTGATTTTGATTACCGACtaaatcaagataaagggctcaagGCGGGCATGACTGGTCAACGAGGTATGCTTACACCTCCTAAATATCTTATCTCAGAAGCCCGTGTGTTCTCTACTCgcaattttgtattgtttataatatttatgagattgatcactgttccttatctaaagatcccatgtctctatggATTTCGGTTGTAATTGTTATACCAGTTTtgtggtcaaggtcacaggagtcacttgaccttgatgtGAATATTCCTTATCCTTTCATAATTTCTGAAGTTCCCATGTCTCTATTAGATCTGGTTCTGAAGTATAACAATTTTATGTTCCAAGATCAGATATGAAGGTCACTGTAGCCACTTCACCTTGATTTGTAGGTTTGAGGTTCTATCATCCTCTCATATCAAAAGATCCCATGTCGATATTGGTCTcggttttaaagttataccagttttaTCTCCATGGACAGAGATCAAGGTCATTGGAGtcccttgaccttgatactagtttgtagacCCTGTCATTCTcatttcatttctgaagacccgAGGACTTTATCATACTTGtcaagttatacatgtatatgttgaatTTTAGAATTAATTTCCCCCATCGATCGAGTTCTATATTagacccacccccacccccatttgatCCCCTCAAAATGAACCCTAACCCCCATCAATCTGAAAAAAGAACTTTTCTGCGTATTTAGATACCTTGGCCTATTTTATCCATGAATATCTAACACTTTCATCTACGGATTACAGAGAACGACAGTTTTGAGCTCGAGAAAGAAGCAGAACAAAACCAAGAAGCGGAAGAATGATAAGAACCtagcaaaaacaataagtctccaaacttcgtttgggagacttaatTATTTGTGTAGACGAATCCTGAAATACTCTTCTgtaatatgataaataataaaCTTTAAATAGGTTCATAATATAATCAAAATGTACACTGAAAAAAAATAACTAGTAAAATACACTAAGCAAACTAGTAAAACTACTGTCCATACAATCACTAATTTAAAAGTAGTTTTTACTAGGTGTTAAGTAAGTTTACTATTTGTTAACTAGTAATTTAACTAATCAGACAGTAAAACATTACTTCAGTcaatagtaaatattatttaGTATGCATTCAGTAGATTTACTAATTTTCCATTCCTGTATTCCATTCCCAAAATTACTAGCATTGTAGTAATTTAATTGATAGGACAAGTAAAATCGCCCTGTTAATTCTTCAAAAAATTGAATACAGAGGATAACATCAAGAACTTTAATCTGAAGATAAAAGTCGACATGATCTTCTGGTCAATCTTGATTGCGATGGGAGATATATCTTCTGTGGAATTTCTTGAACCTGTAATCAGGATATCTCATACTTTTCTTTACACAGGATTGCCAAACAGTCATCAGCatctaaataaacaaaaacagaacAGTGTGTTAAAATGTATTAAGTTGCATATCAAAAAAAGATCAAGCTGTGTGTACGATTTCTAATAAATAAACatcaagaataaaaaaaaaaacagtcaTGAGTTCAATGACAAACCTTTTAAGTCAATGTTCCCTCTCCAGCATCCCAATAAAAATGTCGTCTCGCAGAATAGACCTTGCTGCAGTTTTCGCGGGCAACACGGGTCACGAtgcttatgacgtcatatttctAGTTACATTACTATCTTGCTTAGTAAATACACTACTTACTAGTCATGAGCAAGTCTTTACGAGACATCCTAGTTAAATTAACTAGGTATTTTTTTCAGTGTACGTAGAGAATAGTTTGTGTATTTTTGTTTAATACTCCGTATCTGAAGATTGATGAGCGTTTAGGATGATACACAGCATTTTAAGAACATTATTTACTTACAGTCAAGCTTTAAAAGCGCCTTATTTTGGTGAAGGATCAGGCATCATATGGTTAACCGGTCTGAATTGTACAGGGAACGAACAGACCATCAACGAATGTCATCAGAACGGATGGGGAAATGCTGAGGCACGTGACTATTACAGATGTCGTCACAACTATGACGCCTCAGTGTACTGTGGTAGGACATCTTCAAGTTTCTTGCAATACAAAAGAATATCTATCACTATCAGTCTTAATATAGTTTACAAAAGGATTGTAGTGTAAGAGAGgattgtattctttataggagttacaagattgatcaccgtttgtTAATCTTTCTCTTTCCATAGAACAGACTTTCAACtattaatttaattttgtttagggataTTTTTTATAACTCTTAGGGGCTTGTCTATGCAAATAATTTACCTTGCAATTTTCGgtagatttatatgaaataacaaatcattaaatatttatagTAGAAGAtagtttattacatgtatatcaagttGATATAATtgttatatgaattatatgcaTAACAACTGTGTGAGTTGGGTGCATTTAGAAGATTTTTCACTTagaaattgaataattttgaaaacaGCCCCTTCTTGTATGAATAACCCTTAATGACTACTCCTTGATCCTCCATTCACCTAATAATTACCACTTCACTCATACATCATGATTAGAATTTATTTCCATCCGAATTTTCTTTCGTAAACATCAATGtaccatttcttttttatattcaaGGCAATGGCAACGTGAACCCCAGTAAGTTCAAGATATTTTCTACTATGAATATATATGCATgcaatcttgtttaaaaatgaGTTACCATTTTACTACTGACATTTTCTCTCTTCATCACTGAGAAGGTTCCACAATAGCGGCATCATTACTACCGCCACCATCATCAGGTACAGAACTTATCAAACTACGCATTCCTTTTAACTCAAAGATCAGCACGCATGTTTTTCTTCAACACAAACCTACACACTTTAAaaatacacacatgtatgtcTCACTATTTTCCGAATGGTGTCAAAATGTGCAAACTATTTTTGGAAGGTGTTCGAAAGTATGCAACCATGGTTATGTATGACTTCTTGTGTAGCGAAAGAAAGGGCTAAGTTTAATTAAATTTCAACATTATTATCTTTCACTTAGTTTTTCTTAATGTTTATCAGAGGATGACACCCTTTGCATAATGGATGTACAAAGTGGAGTAAGCCACAGACATACATTTATCTCAGgctgcacactgattttgactacggattactccgtttgcctgatcaggatatagggctcactgcgggtgtgaccggtcgacaggagatgcttactcctcctaggcacctgctcctacctctggtgtgtccaggggtctgttttgcccaactctctattttacattgcttataagagtgatgagattgatcactgttcgttatcttcaccttttatccAGCTGTATAAACCGAGTCACAGTAGTGTGGTTTGTAATCTATCAGGCCGATGTAAAACTCCAGCTAGAGTGCGTGTAGCTACGGGATGAGTACATATACGTAATACTGAAACTCACTGTGaagtatatatatctatatcagcCTACTCTTGCCTTTACATACGTGTTGTTTCTGTAGCAGTAAGACTGGTAGACGGTGACAATAAGTGGACAGGGAGACTGGAGGTGTTTTACAATGGGAGCTGGGGAACCGTGTGTGATGACTGGTTTGGCGATAGAGAGGCTGAGGTCATTTGTAGAATGTTAGGATACAACGAAGGAGGATGGTAAAGCAATAGAAAATTTGATGATGATTATCATAACTAGTAACCTATGTtgtaaaatcaatattataCTATGATAGTAGTTAAGtcttgaaataatatattatcaTGTTAAACAAAGCAAGAACAAGGAACGTGGTGCGATGATAGTAGTTTCTGGTCCTAAGATTTAAACATTCGTCGAGTTTTGTAAAGCACAGTAATATGGAAAAAGCCTGAAACAGTAGTAAAGATTCCTCAATACCGAACTCTATTTCTTAAAAAAAGTCTGGAATATAACGTTACAAATGTGGTGAAATTTAGCTGTCCCCTTGAGGATTGTTTAAAGATACAGTTGTAAATCCAGATATATTGACTCTATCCAGTGAACAGAAACTATTTACAtgttatataaaaatcaacatCTCGTATCTCTTTTGTATTGTAATTCAGTCTTTAAAACACTGAACGGAAATGGCGGGAATTTGATGCTAAAATTAGTTTTCTATTTCTAACAATGACTTATAGTAGATATTGCGGTATTATACATTTAAATCACTGAAAAGGTCAGACACAACTACATTGTTAGTTAACCTACATGAAGTTATTTTAAATTACAGTCATGTTACTGAGTTGCAACCGCGAGAAAAGATGATTTGGTTGTGCTCGGGCCATAATATAATATCATGACATCATTGTTACACAGGGCGTTTGCTAACGCTGTGTTTGGAAAGGGAGAAGAGGAAATCTGGCTGGATAACCTACGATGTCTGGGGAACGAGTCGGATGTTTATGAATGCCCCTCACATGACTGGGCCTCCCATGATTGTACTCACGAAGAGGACGTATCAATATCTTGCAGTAACATCACCTAACTTAAATATTTATTATCTAGTGTTTCATTacatcaggatatagggctcacggcgggtgtgaccggttgacaggggatgcttattcctcctaggcgcctgatcccacctctggtgtgtccaggggtccgtgtttgcccacctatcCATTTTGTactacttataggagttattagattgatcactgttcgttatattcacctttcattgtacaCTTACCTGTGTATACAGTATGGGTAATGTCCTTTATCCTTTATTTTCAGAAACTCCTGTAATACACTCCAACACTACAGAAGGTATATTAGATTATTAAGCCTACCTTTCTGCATGTGTAATACAAGTTCATGTTTGCAAATACTTTTTGTATGAACTGAATTAAGATTTGTTATTGAAATAGGGATTCGCTTAACTGGAGGTCACAATGCCCTGGCCGGACGCGTGGAAATCAGGCACAATGGACACTGGGGGACCTATTGTGATCGTCATTTTGACGATAGGGAAGCCGAAGTTATTTGTAGAATGCTTGGTCATGAAAATAGTGGAAGGTAAGTAAAATAAACACTAGTAAGCAGTAATTTAAAGATATTTCGCCCTTTATAACTAGAAGTTTCGGAGTTTTAACTCACAACAGACAGCCCCAGTGCGGCTTAGTGATGAAAAATTATCTGTCGTTGTCGTAAACATTTACCATTTTCTACTTTTCCACAACGACTAGATAAATGTTCACCAAATCTGGTACACGGTATCCTTAGATTCAGATTATTCAAGTTTTAGTTTTAATCGAGGGTAACAGTAAATAATTACATGGGAAGTAGAAAAAATATGTTGGAGCGAGTTTTATGTTTTCAACAGCTTTTAAGAATCACAAAGTTCGTTCAAACTTAATAATTTAATCACTTAAATGGCCTACGAGGATGAACAGCGAAATGAATTTGAAGTTTTGCAAAGAAACATATAGGAAAAATTGTTTctcaaaagaaaaacaaataagGGTACACGAtgttaaatgaattttgttgaTATCCACATGTAATGCATATATTTACTCAAATCATGAGCCCAGTAAAAGTCTTTAAAATGTATTCTGATAACCCACAGGTTTAAATCATGCTGAACAGATAATGAAAACATATTCTGCTAATGCACATCATAATGACCACTGCGACACGTTCAGACTACAGGTGATATTGATATAATATTAGATAGCAATATGTATAATATTAGATAGTAATACATATAGTATTAGATAGagcaatatatataatattgcatAACAATACATATAATATTAGATAGCAATACGTATGATATTACATAGCTATCATATAATATTacatagtaatacatgtaatattacataGCAATACATATAATATTAGATAGagcaatatatataatattacataACAATACATATAATATTAGATAGCAATACATATGATATTACATATCAATACATATAATATCAGATATCAATACGTATAATATTAGATAGCAATGATTAACATACCCCTCtctatgattttcaaaatttacattcGAAAGTATTGGAAGAAAATTGCTCAAGAACAAACGGgaacaatttttcaaataaatatgctAGCATTCTCAGTAAGGGTAGAAGAATTTACATTAATAGAGCTCAGAAGTTACGAGACATTGCCTTCGTATGGGCAAGGCGACTCATATGATCGATGTAGCTCACAGGTCACGTGTTTCTTATTCTTGCAAGTAACTGTCAACAAAtataataatgaagaaaattaaatttctcACATTCAATGAATCTTTCGTGTGCAATAACCCACGCCTACGGAACAGAACttttatgcatgtatataaatgaaaacatttataaataaatttgaagAACTTTATCACGTGGATCCTTTGGGAAGGGAAAAGGCCCCATATGGCTAGATGGTGTTTCCTGTGTTGGAAACGAGACTGACCTGAAACATTGTCGAGTTCGTTTTGGATGGGGAAGGGCCTTGCTGTGTACTCACGACTACGATGTCGCCATTTCTTGTAATAGTAAGTACTTCAACAGTTTCATTAATTCTGGAACATCAGAATAATTAGTTAAGTTGAAGCATGCCAACCgtattgttattttatttgtagatAGAACTACGATGAATCACAACGTTACAGGTAATTTTTTTACGCAGTCGCTAAAAGACATACATGGTATCTGCCCTacagtttgaataaattctgtctcataaaaggagcacaattcgtagcCGTAGAGATTAATTATTAACTGATGATctaaaaaacaatatgaaagGACAGTAACGAAAAGCgtttaattttgaatattcatatttgATGTAGATTTCGATGCATGTGTAATCTAAATTCTAATTATACCAATTGCCAGCTGTATCAACTGATGTTAAACTTTGCTGTATCTCACAGGAGAAATTCTAAATTCCAATTATACCAATTGCCAGCTGTATCAACTGATGTTAAACTTTGCTGTATCTCACAGGAGAACTTCTAAATTCTAATTATACCAATTGCCAGCTGTATCAACTGATGTTAAACTTTGCTGTATCTCACAGGAGAACTTCTAAATTCCAATTATACCAATTGCCAGCTGTATCAACTAATGTTAAACTTTGCTGTATCTCACAGGAGAACTTCTAAATTCCAATTATACCAATTGCCAGCTGTATCAACTGATGTTAAACTTTGCTGTATCTCACAGGAGAACTTCTAAATTCCAATTATACCAATTGCCAGCTGTATCAACTGATGTTAAACTTTGCTGTATCTCACAGGAGAACTTCTAAATTCCAATTATACCAATTGCCAGCTGTATCAACTGATGTTAAACTTTGCTGTATCTCACAGGAGAAATTCTAAATTCTAATTATACCAATTGCCAGCTGTATCAACTGATGTTAAACTTTGCTGTATCTCACAGGAGAACTTCTAAATTCCAATTATACCAATTGCCAGCTGTATCAACTGATGTTAAACTTTGCTGTATCTCACAGGAGAAATTCTTGCACTTGATTGTTCTCATGTTAGCTTATCTGAACTTTCTGATCAAGTTATGTCCGGAATTTGTCTGTCTTGCGTTAACATTTCATATTATCAAGAAATacaggaccaatttcaaccCATCGTGCCGCAATGTATTCGTGTGTAAAAGGTGATCCACATGAAATTTAAATTGTCCCTTCGAATGGAGAGACGATATCAGACTAAATAGAAGTACGTCTGAATGACCCTTAGACACCGCTTCTAAGATGTCGGAAAGATACAAAATGGAAGGCATAAATTTGTGTAAAACCACAAAAAAGCTTTTGAAACCACATCAACACCAATGTATGCAGATATTGCAAACTTGACATGACCAGTCGATGGATTAAGGCAAGCCAAACTTGACCTCCTGACCTCCTGTTTAGATGAAGTCGGTTTTAAAGTGTTGATTTCATGGTACTATCTACCGAAGCACCCTAAACTCACGATCCCTTTCTCAGCCTGGTTGTCTCACTTTGTTGCCTCTTTCATCATTTGATGAtagtgaggacctattcttatcATTACGGGTTCTTACGGTACTCATTTATACAGTGCTCaaggtgagcaatgtgacccTTGGGTCTGTTGGTTTATACTTGAAGTTTagttttatgtatatttgaagCCATAAGACTGGTAAATGGAGAGAACAACTATACCGGAAGAGTAGAGGTATTTCACAACGGAGCTTGGGGGACTGTTTGTGATGATTCATTTGATCGAAGAGAGGCCAGTGTGTTATGTAGAATGCTGGGATATCATAATGGTGGATggtttgtattttcattattacgTATTTGTTATTTCTTTAACCTCGGCagtaatttgtttttatctcCAAAAATCTAAGACTAAATAGAACAGTTTATGTCTATTCGTCCGTCTGGTGATCTTAGATATACcagtatattttaaaattttaattaattcgCAATATCCGTCCTTTATACGAATAAAAACTACATATTAAGAAACACAGTTTTCTTATTTAGATGATCAATATGGctgtatatattcatttaccTTGCATGATGTACCTAATTAATGGCTGAAATATTCTTTTACTAAAATTTTGACTGAGAACGTCATGCAAAAAACCTTTTGCTCTACTTGTAAAAGCAGATTCAATCCATAAAAATTTAATCCATTTACACATTACATAGGGCCTTTAACAAGGCGCAATATGGTCAAGGCCTGGAGAGGATCTGGATCGATAATTTGGAATGTTATGGGAATGAAACAGATATATCTCAGTGTAAATCCTCCACCTGGGGCGTTTCCAACTGTAATCACTACGAGGATGCCGCCATTTCTTGCGGTATGTACATATAGTTGAAGAAAGAACGATTCGTTTCAAGATATTTACTTTGTCAAAATACagaattcttaattattttcatacttCAAATGCGTTTTGGGGGTGAAATCTCTTTTAATTCATAAGAATTAAAACTTCGTCTCCTTTTCGAAGTGTTTGCGACTGTAAATCGTGATAGTTTTGTGGTACCTTACGCGTCCCCTCTGCCTGTATAAAGTCAACCAATTGAAAATAGTCCATGACACTTCTGGATTGACAAAATATatcttcaaaagttatttgatTTCTGAGAACTGAAGAGGTAGTGGCATATATCGTTCATAGTTTTAATTACAGAGGTTTTCCTCAAACAATAAACACAGTCAATGGTCCTCATTTTCCAATTCTGGTTCCCTTCAAAATTCCAAATGGCTATTAGAATAGCAAAGGTTTCTTTTCAATATCTATGCAGGTCGTTTCAGATCTTGAATTGTTAGCTTGAAAAAGCTCATGCTGCCAGAATATTCAGACAATGACCTATTTGTAACAGCTTATAGAACTATTTACCACAGGTATCAACCTCTGTCAATGCTGTAAACCTTTACATCTACATTGGAGACGATGTATGCCCAGTATCTCATGACTCCATTTAAAGGAAATCTCGGGACGTCATGTGGTAcgacatgtacatttgtaaccAATGAGCAgcatatttgttttgtatatatatatatatatatatatatatatatatatatatatatataatgaatataaaacaagaatatcagtcaAACTGATGGATGCTGCCCAAACTACATCTAACAAATGAACTACTTCGTATGACAAATGACACGAAAATCAATATATAACTGTTGAACTGAATGTTTTTAATGTATAAGATATatgttgagtgaccttgacttttatAAAATGACAGTGATTTTGACTGAAAAGTCGtttgcctattacttatttgtgtgatatattatcaatacctgttcaaaaactgttgacaAAAGAAACTTTTTCCTCAGATAAGGTATACCGGTATGGTCTGAGAGATATTGGTCCCaaagatcaataactgttgaaatattgttgaagttttttttaaatatatacaaattatatgttcttagtgaccttgacctttacaaatGACCCTTGTCTGAAAActgttacttatttgtgtgctaaaaatattcaataagaTATTGATGCTCAGAAGTTTGTTTGTcattttccattaaaaaaaGGTTCCGTGTCCCAAGGAATACttgtgatcaattatgatcTATTTCTGATCAATGGTTTAAGAGCGAACTTTTagatcaaaaactgttgaaataaggaattgtatattttctgattgaccttgacctttctaAAATTACTCTGTGAGATCTTGGTCCATAAGTTCTTGTCTCAAGGAACATTTGTtgtcaattatatcaatttctgatgaaaggtatAGAAGATATGAGCTTGGACGGACAGACACGACAGCGACTATATGTAGATATGCTCCCCCGAAATTTGTCATATAGTCAAAGTCACAATGCCATTAAATCATGACGTCATTGGAAAGGTCGTGTCCCATGAAGTCCATTCActgaaaatcaaaacttttcacTTATAGTTCAAACTTATAAACAAGGTAAAATATTGCCGGTCCGACAGACAAACAGAAGAGATGCCCCCCAACCCTAAATCTTCGATTCGATTATTCAtaattgtaatatatataatgtttctcaacgtttatttttttctttgattgtaGATATAAATCCTGATACAAATAGAACAGAAGGTAACTCTTTGATAATACTGACACTAATAGAACAGAAGGTAACTGTTTAATAATACCGATACTGATAGAACAGAAGGTAACTGTTTGATAATCCTGATATTAATAGAACAGAATTAACTGTTTGATAATCCTGACACTAATAGAACAGAAGTAAATGTTTGATAATCCTGATACTAATAGAACATAAGGTAGCTGTTTCATAATTCTGATACTAATAAAACAGAAGGTAACTGTTTAATGATGTAATCCTGATACAAATAGAACAGAAGGTAACTGTTTGATAATACTGACACTAATAGAACAGAAGGTAACTGTTTAATAATACCGATACTGATAGAACAGAAGGTAACTGTTTGATAATTCTGATACTAATAGAACAGAAGGTAACTGTTTGATAATCCTGACACTAATAGAACAGAAGTAAATGTTTGATAATCCTGATACTAATAGAACAGAAGGTAACTGTTTGATAATACTGATATTAATAGAACAGAAGTAACTGTTTAATGATGTAATCCTGATACTAATAGAACAGAAGGTAACTGTTTGATAATACTGATATTAATAGAACAGAAGGTAACTGTTTGATAATACTGATACTAATAGAACAGAAGGTAACTGTTTGATAATACTGATATTAATAGAACAGAAGGTAACTGTTTGATAATACTGATACTAATAGAACAGAAGGTAACTGTTTGATAATACTGATATTAATAGAACAGAAGGTAACTGTTTGATAATACTGATACTAATAGAACAGAAGGTAAATGTTTGATGATGTAATCCTGATACTAGTAGAACAGAATGTAACTGTTTGATAATACTGATACTAATAGAACAGAAGGTAACTGTTTGATGATGTAATCCTGATACTAATAGAACAGAAGGTAACTATTTGATAATCCTGATACTAATTGAACAGAAGGTAACTGTTTGATAATACTGATACTAATAGAACAGAAGGTAACTGTTTAATGATGTAATCCTGATACTAATAGAACAGAAGGTAACTGTTTGATAATACTGATATTAATAGAACAGAAGGTAACTGTTTGATAATCCTGATACTAATAGAACAGAAGGTAACTGTTTGATAATACTGATACTAATAGAACAGAAGGTAACTGTTTGATAATCCTGACACTAATAGAACAGAAGGTAACTGTTTGATAATACTGATACTAATAGAACAGAAGATAACTGTTTGATAATTCTGATACTAATACAACAGAAGGTAACTGTTTGATAATACTGATACTAATAGAACAGAAGGTAGCTGTTTGATAATCCTGATACTAATAGAACAGAAGGTAACTGTTTGATAATCCTGACACTAATAGAACAGAAGGTAACTGTTTGATAATCCTGCTATTAATAGAACAGAATTAACTGTTTGATAATCCTGACACTAATAGAACAGAAGTAAATGTTTGATAATCCTGATACTAATAGAACATAAGGTAAATGTTTAATGATCCTAATACTAATAGAACATAAGGTAGCTGTTTCATAATTCTGATACTAATAAAACAGAAGGTAACTGTTTAATGATGTAATCCTGATACAAATAGAACAGAAGGTAACTGTTTGATAATACTGACACTAATAGAACAGAAGGTAACTGTTTAATAATACCGATACTGATAGAACAGAAGGTAACTGTTTGATAATTCTGATACTAATAGAACAGAA
It encodes:
- the LOC125665760 gene encoding deleted in malignant brain tumors 1 protein-like — translated: MVSGVQYVALVLMTEKPGSSVECWDIPMQGNEQTINECHQNGWGNAEARDYYRCRHNYDASVYCVRLVDGDNKWTGRLEVFYNGSWGTVCDDWFGDREAEVICRMLGYNEGGWAFANAVFGKGEEEIWLDNLRCLGNESDVYECPSHDWASHDCTHEEDVSISCKTPVIHSNTTEGIRLTGGHNALAGRVEIRHNGHWGTYCDRHFDDREAEVICRMLGHENSGSLVLCIFEAIRLVNGENNYTGRVEVFHNGAWGTVCDDSFDRREASVLCRMLGYHNGGWAFNKAQYGQGLERIWIDNLECYGNETDISQCKSSTWGVSNCNHYEDAAISCDINPDTNRTEEQKNRRTEVTV